Proteins from a single region of Bdellovibrio bacteriovorus HD100:
- the fliM gene encoding flagellar motor switch protein FliM produces the protein MNQVLSQSEVDALLAAVSDGDVGSPEASKPETQNVGKVDERKIVSYDLTSQDRIIRGRLPQLEVIYEKFMRAFRVSLSSALRKIASITLTSTEFLKFGEFINTLPMPTCMSVLRFGNLRGSALFVIESKLAYALVDSFFGGADRPYTKIDGKDFTPIELSIVQKVVGLAINDMEMAWASIEKIGCSFVRTEVNPQFVGIVPPTDVVIASTFDVELENATGTISIVIPYATIEPIKQKLQTGFQVETDQTDKKLWTAIIQEQLLETDMEIKVNLGETEIKLKDLMNLKVGDVIPLDQDASGEFDVAVEGVRKFKGYYGIHHGTVAVQVTRPVEK, from the coding sequence ATGAATCAGGTTCTTTCACAAAGTGAAGTGGATGCTCTGTTAGCCGCGGTCTCTGACGGGGACGTGGGCTCGCCGGAAGCATCCAAGCCCGAAACGCAGAACGTCGGCAAGGTCGACGAGCGCAAGATCGTATCTTATGATCTGACCAGCCAGGACCGTATTATTCGTGGCCGACTTCCGCAGTTGGAAGTCATCTACGAGAAATTCATGCGTGCCTTCCGCGTTTCTTTGTCATCAGCTCTGCGTAAAATCGCCTCCATCACGCTGACCTCCACTGAATTCCTGAAATTCGGGGAATTCATCAATACACTGCCAATGCCGACGTGCATGTCGGTGCTGCGTTTCGGAAACCTGCGTGGTTCCGCATTGTTCGTGATCGAAAGCAAGCTGGCTTATGCGTTGGTGGACAGCTTCTTTGGCGGGGCTGACCGCCCTTATACAAAAATCGACGGCAAGGATTTCACCCCGATTGAGCTTTCCATTGTCCAAAAGGTGGTGGGACTGGCGATCAACGATATGGAAATGGCCTGGGCCTCCATTGAAAAGATCGGCTGTTCTTTTGTTCGTACCGAGGTGAACCCGCAGTTCGTGGGTATCGTGCCTCCGACGGACGTGGTTATTGCCTCCACATTCGACGTGGAGCTTGAAAACGCGACTGGCACGATCTCCATCGTGATTCCTTACGCGACCATCGAGCCAATCAAACAGAAACTGCAGACCGGTTTCCAGGTTGAGACCGATCAGACAGACAAAAAGCTATGGACTGCGATCATCCAGGAACAGCTTCTGGAAACAGACATGGAGATCAAAGTGAACCTGGGCGAAACCGAGATCAAGCTGAAGGATCTTATGAACCTGAAAGTCGGCGATGTGATTCCGCTGGATCAGGATGCCTCAGGAGAATTCGACGTGGCGGTCGAAGGTGTCAGAAAGTTTAAAGGTTATTACGGAATACATCATGGAACCGTGGCTGTGCAAGTGACCAGACCGGTGGAAAAGTAG